In one Corallococcus sp. EGB genomic region, the following are encoded:
- a CDS encoding ComEA family DNA-binding protein, with product MGPGRADAASPRMQHVGVVNLNEATAAELDLLPGVGEKAAQRILEHRKKRPFGRVEELVRVKGFGKKKFLKLRAHLALTGPTTLKVEQVPASPPPGREGHVTNP from the coding sequence ATGGGGCCGGGGCGTGCGGACGCCGCCAGCCCACGCATGCAACACGTGGGGGTGGTCAACCTGAATGAGGCCACGGCGGCGGAGCTGGACCTGCTGCCGGGCGTGGGTGAGAAGGCGGCGCAGCGCATCCTCGAGCACCGCAAGAAGCGGCCCTTCGGTCGCGTCGAGGAGCTGGTCCGGGTCAAGGGCTTCGGAAAGAAGAAGTTCCTCAAGCTGAGGGCCCACCTGGCCCTCACCGGCCCCACGACGCTCAAGGTGGAGCAGGTCCCCGCCTCCCCGCCGCCGGGAAGGGAGGGACACGTCACGAACCCATGA
- a CDS encoding cell surface protein — MKKTLLPRSFALGFTALLTVACGGEAWQDSTQTQSLVGDPFADRIVSFSPGAGAGFGQSQLPGIVLGAPQGEGAGSGSLDVLSLGRNGVIVLEFTDIAVTDGPGVDLLVFENPFIKPNGKPFAETGVVAVSDDGVTWHEFPCASSDVANNYPGCAGVTPVYSHPANGIPATDPAVAGGDGFDLASVGLTRARFVRIRDSGANGYAGISGGFDLDAVAVVNGVQLP, encoded by the coding sequence ATGAAGAAGACCCTTCTTCCGCGGTCGTTCGCGCTGGGCTTCACCGCGCTCCTCACCGTGGCGTGCGGCGGCGAGGCGTGGCAGGACTCCACCCAGACCCAGTCGCTCGTGGGGGATCCATTCGCGGACCGCATCGTGTCCTTCTCTCCGGGCGCGGGCGCGGGCTTCGGTCAGAGCCAGTTGCCGGGCATCGTGCTGGGCGCTCCGCAAGGGGAGGGCGCGGGCTCGGGCTCGCTGGACGTGCTGTCGCTCGGGCGCAACGGCGTCATCGTGCTGGAGTTCACCGACATCGCGGTGACGGACGGGCCGGGCGTGGACCTGCTCGTCTTCGAGAACCCGTTCATCAAGCCCAACGGCAAGCCGTTCGCGGAGACGGGGGTGGTGGCCGTCAGCGATGACGGCGTCACCTGGCACGAGTTCCCGTGCGCGTCGTCCGACGTGGCGAACAACTACCCGGGCTGCGCGGGCGTCACGCCCGTGTACTCGCACCCCGCCAACGGCATCCCGGCCACCGACCCGGCCGTGGCGGGCGGTGACGGCTTCGACCTGGCGAGCGTGGGGCTCACCCGCGCCCGCTTCGTGCGCATCCGCGACTCGGGCGCCAACGGCTACGCGGGCATCAGCGGCGGCTTCGACCTGGATGCCGTCGCGGTGGTGAACGGCGTGCAGTTGCCGTAG
- a CDS encoding cell surface protein, with translation MRRLLLALGALMALGACAGDSEPAPLPSGDIVDAGTHADAGSDVDAGTDADAGTDAGVDAGSRPVDPFADRVTAYRFGDSAGFGQDRFPDVVLGPPVGGGQYAGSLDVLSLGRGGSITLEFTDLVAVDGPGVDLLVFENSFQKYGGDIFAETASVSVSDDGVTWFDFPCAATDKDGGYPGCAGTHPVHSAPDNGISPIDPAVAGGDGFDLADVGLPRARFVRLTDTGLNSYGGTSGGFDLDALSVVNGQFVDGGSP, from the coding sequence ATGAGGCGCCTGCTGCTCGCGCTCGGCGCGCTGATGGCCCTGGGGGCGTGCGCGGGCGACTCCGAGCCCGCTCCCTTGCCTTCGGGCGACATCGTGGATGCCGGCACCCACGCGGATGCGGGCTCGGACGTGGACGCGGGGACGGACGCGGATGCCGGCACGGACGCTGGTGTCGACGCCGGCTCGCGTCCGGTGGATCCGTTCGCGGACCGCGTGACGGCCTACCGGTTCGGCGACTCGGCCGGCTTCGGGCAGGACCGCTTCCCGGACGTCGTGCTCGGGCCTCCCGTGGGCGGCGGACAGTACGCGGGCTCGCTGGACGTGCTGTCGCTGGGGCGGGGCGGGTCCATCACCCTGGAGTTCACCGACCTCGTCGCGGTGGACGGACCGGGCGTGGACCTGCTCGTCTTCGAGAACTCCTTCCAGAAGTACGGCGGCGACATCTTCGCGGAGACGGCCAGCGTGTCCGTCAGCGACGACGGTGTCACCTGGTTCGACTTCCCCTGCGCCGCCACCGACAAGGACGGCGGCTACCCGGGCTGCGCCGGGACGCATCCGGTGCACTCGGCCCCGGACAACGGCATCTCCCCCATCGACCCGGCCGTGGCGGGCGGGGATGGCTTCGACCTGGCGGACGTGGGGCTGCCGCGCGCGCGCTTCGTGCGCCTCACCGACACGGGGCTCAACAGCTACGGCGGCACGTCCGGCGGCTTCGACCTGGATGCGCTGTCCGTGGTGAACGGCCAGTTCGTCGACGGCGGCTCGCCGTGA
- a CDS encoding TonB-dependent siderophore receptor, whose translation MWRSLLARAFIGLALSFQGQAQAGQETPAPDAGEPPLPEFVLPTVEVIGQDVPEAPVDSVPRRDPTGAITVIDARERAGEARDTAELLGGSASLVVQDSGGYGQSKSLVVRGASSNGVLVFLDGIPLNGAGGVADLSLIPVALLERMEILRGAAGARYGAGGLGGAVNLVTRAPSSRLLSSGEVTYGSFETVTAHVAASGALLEGQALVLLHGGRSQGDFSYRVDELPALDDNPLTQEVRTRNDARGGGALLKYRRGLDGGGRVDVLAELSLEDRALAGTVQNPTVSRRQAQTRLSWGARWARPFGDTGEGSARGFFRRDWLDVSGGTTGVDSGAQHYTVGGVEVEGRAVLGRNALAVTLAGSSESVTQAVGAQAASWWRASVMAMDELSLFSERLTLAPSLRVERVGQFSLLSPKLGASVDLGHGFGVRANAGQSHRAPSFLELYIRQGLLLPNPELKPERALSVDAAALWRDDRWSVTAGGFAAVYENLIAYELYPPNLAKPYNFAAARVWGAEVEVEARPRTWLTATSSYAWTRTQNRYGDPRYFGKELPYRPRHKWVGRLRVGPDWLNGRTEVLVQSAQLINRVGEARLSLPSRTWVNVGASSTFLHRPDLTVSFDVKNLLDARTADYTGMPLPGRAAYVTLAVALDPAPPEDSHVASPP comes from the coding sequence ATGTGGCGCTCGCTTCTCGCCCGGGCTTTCATCGGTCTGGCGCTCAGCTTCCAGGGACAGGCCCAGGCCGGGCAGGAGACGCCTGCGCCCGATGCCGGTGAGCCACCGCTTCCCGAGTTCGTCCTCCCCACCGTCGAGGTCATCGGCCAGGACGTCCCCGAAGCTCCCGTCGACTCCGTTCCCCGCCGCGACCCCACCGGCGCCATCACCGTCATCGATGCCCGCGAACGCGCGGGCGAGGCTCGCGACACCGCGGAGCTGCTCGGTGGATCCGCGAGCCTCGTCGTGCAGGACTCCGGTGGCTACGGACAGAGCAAGAGCCTCGTGGTGCGCGGCGCGTCTTCCAACGGCGTGCTCGTGTTCCTGGACGGCATTCCGCTCAACGGCGCGGGTGGGGTCGCGGACCTGTCGCTCATCCCCGTCGCGCTGCTGGAGCGCATGGAGATCCTCCGTGGCGCGGCCGGAGCCCGCTACGGCGCGGGTGGCCTGGGCGGCGCGGTCAACCTCGTCACGCGCGCGCCTTCGTCGCGGCTGCTCTCCAGCGGCGAGGTCACCTATGGCAGCTTCGAGACCGTGACGGCCCACGTCGCCGCGTCGGGCGCGCTGCTCGAGGGTCAGGCGCTGGTGCTGTTGCACGGCGGCCGTTCCCAGGGCGACTTCAGCTACCGCGTGGATGAGCTGCCCGCGCTCGACGACAACCCGCTCACGCAGGAGGTGCGCACGCGCAATGACGCGCGCGGCGGTGGCGCGCTCCTGAAGTACCGGCGCGGCCTGGACGGTGGCGGACGCGTGGACGTGCTGGCGGAGCTGTCGCTGGAGGACCGCGCGCTCGCGGGCACCGTGCAGAACCCCACCGTGTCCCGCCGACAGGCCCAGACCCGTTTGTCATGGGGGGCGCGTTGGGCACGGCCCTTCGGCGACACGGGCGAGGGCAGTGCCCGTGGCTTCTTCCGCCGCGACTGGCTGGACGTCAGCGGCGGCACCACCGGCGTGGACTCCGGCGCGCAGCACTACACCGTGGGGGGCGTGGAGGTGGAGGGGCGCGCGGTGCTGGGGCGCAACGCGCTCGCCGTCACGCTCGCCGGGTCGTCGGAGTCCGTCACGCAGGCCGTGGGCGCACAGGCCGCGTCATGGTGGCGCGCGAGCGTCATGGCCATGGACGAACTGTCCCTGTTCTCCGAGCGCCTGACGCTGGCGCCCTCGCTGCGCGTGGAGCGCGTGGGGCAATTCTCGCTCCTGTCGCCCAAGCTGGGCGCGAGCGTGGACCTGGGGCACGGCTTCGGTGTTCGCGCCAACGCGGGCCAGTCCCACCGCGCGCCGTCGTTCCTGGAGCTCTACATCCGCCAGGGGCTGCTGCTGCCCAACCCGGAGCTCAAGCCCGAACGCGCCCTGTCCGTGGACGCCGCGGCCCTGTGGCGTGACGACCGCTGGAGCGTCACCGCGGGCGGCTTCGCGGCGGTGTACGAGAACCTCATCGCCTACGAGCTGTATCCGCCGAATCTCGCCAAGCCCTACAACTTCGCCGCCGCGCGCGTGTGGGGCGCGGAGGTGGAGGTGGAGGCCCGGCCGCGAACGTGGCTCACCGCCACCAGCAGCTACGCGTGGACCCGCACCCAGAACCGCTACGGCGACCCGCGCTACTTCGGCAAGGAGCTGCCGTACCGTCCCCGCCACAAGTGGGTGGGCCGGCTGCGCGTGGGGCCGGACTGGCTCAACGGCCGCACGGAGGTGCTCGTCCAGTCCGCGCAGTTGATCAACCGCGTGGGCGAAGCGCGGCTGTCCCTGCCTTCGCGCACCTGGGTGAACGTGGGGGCCTCCAGCACCTTCCTGCACCGGCCGGACCTCACCGTGTCGTTCGATGTGAAGAACCTGCTCGATGCGCGGACCGCCGACTACACCGGCATGCCGCTGCCCGGCCGCGCCGCCTACGTGACGCTCGCCGTGGCGCTCGACCCAGCTCCTCCGGAGGATTCCCATGTCGCTTCGCCTCCCTGA
- a CDS encoding MXAN_6577-like cysteine-rich protein produces the protein MSLRLPDARCALLLSALAAALLTGCPEEKVLCTPGLNVCGAECVDLQGDPSNCGACGATCGAGEACQAGVCGCQPGTEACGDACVALASDPLNCGACGAACPSGQVCESGTCREGCSAGAERCGDSCVVLATDPLNCGACGTVCPDVQSCHAGRCMYDVVTACYTNGQLVGIQAGTDRMGPRRQFGSGVQALAAWDGVVLAADAARSVLSQAPAGALGTVAEEDSLGAVASSPNDILVDPPYVYVLDSVNNTLQVLKREGASQGGGLGLRTVGQVNLGANTSPQVIAKRGDTFYIPLFGTAGSDFKQGNAVARVSVSDPEKPRLVDTVPLTGLDLKSFDGGMTMALPYAAVSVDAGVYVALTNLNPANDYLPNGPGMLARIDPADGGVRAIDLGAKDCLNAGDVVEVGGQLVVSCLGEAVFDTASGYRAKSVRATGLVLVKDDKPVASYALSPGCTGGPESGCNLAVGGRLAVVGNAVYVTDVNAGRVFVVEVRDGQLVERRGSSTSQAAGPALEACPVDPRRQVSNAIDIVAVP, from the coding sequence ATGTCGCTTCGCCTCCCTGATGCCCGGTGCGCGCTGCTGTTGTCGGCCCTGGCTGCGGCGCTCCTCACCGGCTGCCCGGAGGAGAAGGTCCTGTGCACCCCGGGCTTGAACGTCTGTGGCGCCGAATGCGTGGACCTCCAGGGCGACCCGTCGAACTGCGGCGCGTGTGGTGCCACGTGCGGCGCGGGAGAGGCGTGTCAGGCGGGCGTGTGCGGATGCCAGCCGGGCACGGAGGCTTGTGGTGATGCTTGCGTCGCGCTCGCGAGCGACCCGTTGAACTGTGGCGCTTGCGGCGCCGCGTGTCCCTCCGGGCAGGTCTGCGAGTCCGGCACCTGCCGCGAAGGCTGCTCCGCCGGTGCCGAGCGGTGCGGCGACAGCTGCGTCGTGCTCGCGACGGATCCGCTCAACTGCGGCGCTTGCGGCACGGTGTGCCCGGACGTGCAGTCCTGCCACGCGGGCCGGTGCATGTATGACGTGGTGACGGCCTGCTACACCAATGGGCAACTGGTGGGCATCCAGGCGGGGACGGACCGGATGGGGCCCCGGCGCCAGTTCGGCTCGGGCGTGCAGGCGCTGGCGGCCTGGGATGGCGTGGTGCTGGCGGCGGACGCGGCGCGTTCGGTGCTGTCGCAGGCTCCGGCGGGGGCGCTGGGGACGGTGGCGGAGGAGGACTCGCTGGGCGCGGTGGCCTCCTCGCCCAATGACATCCTCGTGGATCCTCCGTATGTGTATGTCCTCGACTCGGTCAACAACACGCTCCAGGTGCTCAAGCGGGAAGGGGCCTCGCAGGGCGGGGGACTGGGATTGCGCACGGTGGGGCAGGTGAACCTGGGCGCGAACACCAGCCCGCAGGTCATCGCGAAGCGCGGCGACACGTTCTACATCCCGCTGTTCGGCACGGCCGGCTCCGACTTCAAGCAGGGCAACGCCGTGGCTCGCGTCAGCGTGAGCGACCCGGAGAAGCCCCGGCTCGTGGACACCGTTCCGCTCACGGGCCTGGACCTGAAGTCCTTCGACGGCGGGATGACGATGGCGCTCCCGTACGCGGCGGTGTCCGTGGACGCGGGCGTCTACGTGGCGCTCACCAACCTGAACCCCGCGAATGACTACCTGCCCAACGGGCCCGGGATGCTCGCGCGCATCGACCCGGCGGATGGCGGGGTGCGTGCCATCGACCTGGGCGCGAAGGACTGTCTCAACGCGGGCGACGTGGTGGAGGTGGGGGGCCAGCTGGTGGTGAGCTGCCTGGGCGAGGCGGTGTTCGACACCGCGAGCGGCTACCGCGCGAAGTCCGTGCGTGCCACGGGGCTGGTGCTGGTGAAGGACGACAAGCCGGTGGCGTCGTATGCGCTGTCGCCGGGCTGCACGGGGGGACCGGAGAGCGGCTGCAACCTCGCGGTGGGAGGACGGCTCGCCGTGGTAGGCAATGCCGTATACGTCACGGACGTGAACGCGGGCCGCGTGTTCGTGGTGGAGGTGCGCGACGGACAGCTCGTTGAACGGCGCGGCAGCTCCACTTCGCAGGCGGCGGGCCCGGCGCTGGAGGCATGCCCGGTGGACCCTCGGCGCCAGGTGTCCAATGCCATCGACATCGTCGCGGTGCCGTGA
- a CDS encoding ubiquinol-cytochrome c reductase iron-sulfur subunit produces the protein MSRRAPHLPSDGLEAGGVDRRQALCTLLRGTCALAALGCGGDWREAVVLPAPDPEAAPVCGDTGVPGTPEEGWVEVPLSQHPALREPGGSSPVRVPEALLDVVVVHAADGCYRAVWRTCTHGDCAVAWDGALGAVECPCHGSRFGLDGRVLRGPASRPLTAFRTLRMGDTLFIHRPR, from the coding sequence GTGAGTCGACGCGCGCCCCACCTGCCTTCGGACGGCCTGGAGGCGGGTGGGGTGGATCGCCGCCAGGCGCTGTGCACGCTCCTGCGCGGCACCTGCGCCCTGGCCGCGCTGGGCTGCGGCGGCGACTGGCGCGAGGCCGTGGTGCTGCCCGCGCCGGACCCGGAAGCCGCCCCGGTGTGCGGCGACACCGGCGTCCCCGGCACGCCCGAGGAGGGCTGGGTGGAGGTCCCCCTCTCCCAGCACCCCGCCCTGCGCGAGCCGGGGGGCTCCTCCCCGGTCCGCGTCCCGGAGGCGCTCCTGGACGTGGTGGTGGTGCACGCGGCGGACGGCTGCTACCGGGCCGTGTGGCGCACCTGCACCCATGGCGACTGCGCGGTGGCCTGGGACGGAGCGCTCGGGGCGGTGGAGTGCCCCTGCCATGGCTCGCGCTTCGGCCTGGACGGGCGCGTGCTCCGGGGCCCCGCGTCACGCCCGCTGACGGCCTTCCGTACACTGCGCATGGGTGACACCCTCTTCATCCACCGCCCCAGGTGA
- a CDS encoding DUF4177 domain-containing protein translates to MNRRLASLVVLPGVLLGAAATTLVPSEVRAQTSRPAPRKEAPPSPPAPPSPPAYEYTFVKREGPDEDLAELQRLGAEGWRVVSTVVVDGSTRRYVLLRERRGEPVAH, encoded by the coding sequence ATGAACCGTCGTCTCGCCTCACTCGTCGTGTTGCCGGGCGTCCTGCTCGGCGCGGCCGCTACAACCCTCGTGCCCTCGGAGGTCCGGGCCCAGACGTCCCGCCCCGCGCCGCGGAAGGAAGCGCCTCCGTCTCCTCCCGCGCCTCCGTCGCCACCGGCGTATGAGTACACCTTCGTCAAACGCGAGGGCCCGGACGAGGACCTCGCGGAGCTGCAGCGTCTGGGGGCGGAAGGCTGGCGCGTGGTGTCCACCGTCGTCGTGGACGGCAGCACCCGGCGCTACGTGCTGCTGCGGGAGCGCCGCGGTGAACCCGTGGCGCATTGA
- a CDS encoding YhcG family protein, translated as MLVHDLSSMIEASRKQVAVAANAALTTLYWQLGHRVLTQVTGGQRAEYGGQIVSAAGRQLEARYGRGFGEKSLRHMLRFAEAFPSPEIVSALRRQLSWSHFKQLIYIEDELKRTFYAEMCRVEGWSTRTLAQKIDSMLFERTALSKKPEELIRGELSALREEGQLTPSLVFQDPYMLDFLELSDTYSEKDLESAILREIERFLLELGVGFAFVERQKRITLDGDDHYVDLLFFHRRMRRLVAIELKIGDFKASDSGQMELYLRWLDRHERHPAEQAPLGIILCAGKKRETVEYLDLDARGIHVAEYLTELPPREVLQERLHRAIESARARLEISTGADVDVASSRRAATMGGPKRKPQGRKQRLRTTRAAR; from the coding sequence ATGCTCGTTCACGACCTCAGCTCCATGATCGAGGCGTCTCGCAAGCAGGTGGCGGTCGCCGCGAACGCCGCGCTCACGACGCTGTACTGGCAACTGGGGCATCGCGTCCTCACCCAGGTGACGGGGGGACAGCGCGCGGAATACGGTGGCCAGATTGTCTCCGCAGCGGGGAGACAATTGGAGGCACGCTACGGGCGCGGCTTCGGTGAGAAATCACTCCGGCACATGCTCCGATTCGCAGAGGCTTTCCCCTCACCCGAGATTGTCTCCGCACTGCGGAGACAATTGTCCTGGAGCCATTTCAAGCAGCTCATCTACATCGAGGACGAGCTGAAGCGTACGTTCTACGCGGAGATGTGCCGGGTCGAGGGCTGGTCTACGCGGACGCTGGCCCAGAAGATCGACAGCATGCTCTTCGAGCGCACGGCGCTCTCCAAGAAGCCGGAGGAACTCATTCGCGGTGAACTCTCGGCGTTACGCGAGGAGGGCCAGCTCACGCCGTCGCTCGTGTTCCAAGACCCATACATGCTCGATTTCCTCGAGCTCTCCGACACCTATAGCGAGAAGGATCTCGAGTCAGCCATCCTCCGCGAGATCGAGCGCTTCCTGCTCGAGCTTGGCGTGGGCTTCGCCTTTGTCGAACGACAGAAGCGCATCACGCTCGATGGCGACGACCACTACGTCGACCTGCTCTTCTTCCATCGGCGCATGCGAAGGCTCGTCGCCATCGAGCTCAAGATTGGCGACTTCAAGGCCTCGGACTCCGGTCAGATGGAGCTCTACTTGCGGTGGCTCGATCGCCATGAGCGCCACCCTGCCGAGCAGGCTCCGCTCGGCATCATCCTGTGCGCGGGCAAGAAGCGCGAGACGGTCGAGTACCTCGATCTCGATGCGCGCGGAATCCATGTCGCGGAGTACCTGACTGAGCTGCCTCCGCGTGAGGTCCTTCAGGAACGTCTCCACCGTGCAATTGAGTCCGCGCGTGCGAGGCTCGAAATCAGTACCGGAGCGGATGTGGACGTCGCTTCGAGCAGGCGGGCCGCGACGATGGGAGGCCCGAAGCGCAAGCCCCAGGGGCGGAAGCAGCGGCTCCGGACCACACGGGCCGCGCGTTGA
- a CDS encoding aldo/keto reductase yields MTSTHRTTQLGRTGPQVFPIALGCMGMSGAYGPSDENESIATIREAIDRGVTLLDTGDFYASGHNELLIRRAIEGQRDKVQLSVKFGAMRGPDGAMVGFDGRPAAVKNFITYSLRRLGVDDIDVYRPARLDPTVPIEDTVGAIADLVKGGYVRSIGLSEVGAETIRRAAKVHPLSDLQIEYSLITRDPEKTLFPTLAELGMSATLYGVLSRGLLTGAKAEGARLHYPRFTGEAGQRNAEAVARFHAYAAERGMTPAQLSVAWALAKQPALVPVVGARTRKQLVDVLGALEKPLSSDDVATVEAILPKEAITGSRYPEQQMKMLDSER; encoded by the coding sequence ATGACGTCGACCCACCGCACGACGCAGCTCGGCAGGACGGGCCCGCAGGTGTTTCCCATTGCCCTCGGCTGCATGGGCATGTCCGGGGCGTACGGGCCATCTGACGAGAACGAGAGCATCGCCACCATCCGCGAGGCGATCGACCGTGGGGTGACGCTGCTCGACACTGGCGACTTCTACGCCAGTGGGCACAACGAGCTGCTCATCCGCCGGGCCATCGAGGGCCAGCGCGACAAGGTGCAGCTGTCGGTGAAGTTCGGAGCCATGCGTGGGCCGGACGGGGCCATGGTGGGCTTCGACGGGCGCCCCGCGGCGGTGAAGAACTTCATCACGTACAGCCTGCGGCGGCTCGGCGTCGATGACATCGACGTCTACCGTCCCGCCCGGCTGGACCCGACCGTCCCGATTGAAGACACGGTGGGAGCGATCGCCGACCTGGTGAAGGGCGGCTACGTGCGAAGCATCGGGCTCTCCGAGGTGGGCGCGGAGACGATCCGCCGCGCGGCGAAGGTGCACCCCTTGAGCGACCTGCAGATCGAGTACTCGCTCATCACGCGCGACCCGGAGAAGACCCTCTTCCCCACGCTCGCGGAGCTGGGCATGAGCGCGACCCTGTACGGCGTGCTCTCCCGAGGCCTGTTGACGGGAGCGAAGGCGGAAGGAGCCCGCCTGCACTACCCGCGCTTCACGGGTGAGGCGGGCCAGCGCAACGCTGAGGCCGTCGCGCGTTTCCACGCGTACGCCGCGGAGCGAGGGATGACGCCTGCACAGCTCTCCGTGGCGTGGGCGCTGGCGAAGCAACCGGCGCTCGTGCCCGTGGTGGGCGCACGCACGCGCAAACAGCTGGTCGATGTACTCGGCGCGCTCGAGAAGCCCCTGTCGTCCGACGACGTGGCCACCGTCGAGGCGATCCTCCCCAAGGAAGCCATCACCGGCAGCCGCTACCCCGAGCAGCAGATGAAGATGCTCGACAGCGAGCGCTGA
- a CDS encoding MarR family winged helix-turn-helix transcriptional regulator, with amino-acid sequence MKDTQAPESISGPEGSKSRGPQHQHQQLGEVLEFMRLLWAVDHGLQSTSKRMESTLGLTGPQRLVIRLVGRFPGITAGTLANILHVHPSTLTGVLKRLEKRGLLERRSDPLDGRKALFALTDAGRSLDIPSEGTVESAVQRVLARLPRDRIVFTQEVLKALAEELGGLSAALEDAPAASRPTSSAEG; translated from the coding sequence ATGAAGGACACACAAGCCCCGGAGTCGATTTCAGGCCCGGAAGGCAGCAAGTCCCGGGGTCCGCAGCATCAGCATCAGCAGCTGGGTGAGGTGCTGGAGTTCATGCGCCTCCTGTGGGCCGTGGATCACGGTCTGCAGTCCACGTCCAAGCGGATGGAGTCCACGCTGGGGCTCACCGGCCCGCAGCGGCTGGTCATCCGGCTGGTCGGGCGCTTCCCGGGCATCACCGCGGGCACGCTCGCCAACATCCTCCACGTGCACCCCAGCACGCTCACCGGCGTGCTCAAGCGGCTGGAGAAGCGCGGCCTGCTGGAGCGCAGGTCGGATCCGCTGGACGGCCGCAAGGCCCTCTTCGCCCTCACCGACGCGGGCCGCTCGCTGGACATCCCGTCCGAGGGCACCGTCGAGTCCGCCGTGCAGCGCGTGCTCGCCCGCCTGCCCCGCGACCGCATCGTCTTCACCCAGGAGGTGCTCAAGGCGCTCGCCGAGGAGCTGGGCGGCCTCTCCGCGGCCCTGGAGGACGCCCCGGCGGC